In Montipora foliosa isolate CH-2021 chromosome 13, ASM3666993v2, whole genome shotgun sequence, one DNA window encodes the following:
- the LOC137981637 gene encoding LOW QUALITY PROTEIN: uncharacterized protein (The sequence of the model RefSeq protein was modified relative to this genomic sequence to represent the inferred CDS: deleted 2 bases in 1 codon; substituted 1 base at 1 genomic stop codon) gives METNDDLLARISCKCKNRLEWHHRSDVDLREATFYEEKYCVFDSKHAGRKRKICLACRDRIAVEEKCRKLGDLKWFNLCCNDLCILARASHARRARLSPFSLAVSTLAPDLSFEYYIPLFCSLDSVDKTSHVTPPIDKEESTLSLDENFCALTEENNHLVANNELSPSTVTPSSTIALSQVSTGTQVPCIPICPYQDAQERTQHYMRSEIIELIRDTAMKYVHFESGTSLQKLMGDVVDSKNWYQVFGNSVVQDKNSDDTHFLDILSEEYKACKDKQVTKKINQNAKKQKEKFLIGNTTVFTRLFGRGRIPPPEFKFTRQRVSPQIIEELTEFFHRDNITRASSCQSILVGGEETTIRYWQDSIKNVVQQYRLECPNGVKRTYVYTHLPRNFRMNTMLAGLCNLCDDFGHSNFDAMCSIAHSVSQVETTTTVDCHGVVKSLRAYQTFLKTKLAKSSERHSTCKELCMSHAFGSCTQEHPDHCAEVTNFYDACKSLSSAIELCAPSLRVKLQEKLADVVSTHWEYIGHLLRTKHQADYYQYTLKNLRPGECVVVVDYKMKLELGKQTCEIQXRDWYGKRGISLHGIYVVAQVEVGERSAEVIDLWSDDTKQDTWFTQSALDIGFSWLQSSFPGFRVYLFSGNGPHYHNTGLLLYLAEVNQSFNLSLVEYNNFEAGEGKIVLDTHFAHITHKIVRWVRVGNNLQSGEQLGELIGLCNFWEMSSAVSTLKEPMRV, from the exons ATGGAAACAAATGACGACCTTCTTGCAAGAATTTCTTGCAAGTGCAAAAACCGTCTGGAATGGCATCACAGGTCTGACGTTGACCTTCGCGAGGCAACCTTTTATGAAGAAAAGTATTGCGTCTTTGATTCTAAGCATGcaggaagaaagagaaagatctGTTTGGCCTGCCGTGATCGCATAGCAGTCGAAGAAAAGTGTCGAAAACTTGGAGATTTGAAATGGTTCAACCTCTGTTGTAACG ATTTGTGCATCCT cgcgcgagcctcacacgCCCGTAGGGCgcgtctctccccattctccctcgccgtttctacactcgctccagacctttcgtttgaatattatATAccactgttttgcagtctagaCTCAGTGGACAAAACATCACATGTAACCCCACCG ATTGACAAAGAAGAAAGCACCCTCAGTCTTGATGAGAATTTTTGTGCTTTGACAGAAGAGAAT AATCATCTGGTTGCTAACAATGAGCTGTCTCCAAGCACTGTAACTCCAAGCAGTACAATTGCCTTGTCCCAAGTATCAACAGGAACACAGGTTCCTTGCATTCCTATTTGTCCCTACCAGGATGCCCAAGAGCGAACACAGCATTATATGAGGAGTGAAATTATCGAATTAATAAGGGACACTGCCATGAAGTATGTACATTTTGAGTCTGGAACTTCTTTACAGAAACTCATGGGAGATGTGGTTGATAGCAAAAACTGGTATCAAGTCTTTGGAAATTCAGTTGTCCAAGACAAAAACTCTGATGACACCCACTTCCTTGATATTCTATCAGAAGAGTACAAGGCTTGCAAGGACAAACAAGTTACCAAGAAAATAAACCAgaatgcaaagaaacaaaaggaaaaatttttgATTGGTAAcactaccgtatttacccgt ttgtttggacGTGGAAGAATTCCTCCCCCTGAATTTAAATTCACTAGACAGCGTGTTAGCCCTCAGATCATTGAGGAACTCACTGAATTTTTTCATCGAGACAACATTACCAGAGCTTCTTCATGTCAAAGTATATTGGTAGGTGGTGAAGAGACTACTATCCGATACTGGCAGGACTCGATAAAGAACGTTGTGCAGCAGTACCGTCTTGAATGCCCAAATGGTGTAAAAAGAACTTATGTTTATACACACCTGCCACGCAACTTCCGCATGAATACAATGCTTGCTGGCCTGTGCAACCTCTGTGATGATTTTGGACATTCAAACTTTGATGCCATGTGTTCTATTGCACACTCTGTTTCCCAagttgaaacaacaacaacagttgaTTGTCATGGTGTTGTTAAGAGTTTACGAGCATATCAAACATTTTTGAAGACAAAGTTGGCAAAATCATCTGAAAGGCATTCCACATGCAAAGAACTGTGCATGAGTCATGCATTTGGATCTTGCACACAAGAGCATCCTGATCACTGTGCGGAAGTTACTAACTTCTATGATGCCTGCAAATCACTGTCATCAGCCATTGAGCTCTGTGCTCCAAGTTTAAGAGTGAAGCTTCAGGAAAAGTTGGCAGATGTTGTCAGTACTCATTGGGAGTACATTGGCCATCTGTTACGCACAAAACACCAGGCTGATTATTACCAGTACACCCTAAAGAACCTCAGACCTGGAGAATGTGTTGTGGTAGTGGATTATAAAATGAAGCTAGAACTGGGGAAACAAACGTGTGAAATACAA TAAAGGGACTGGTATGGCAAGAGGGGTATTTCACTACACGGGATTTACGTTGTGGCACAAGTGGAGGTCGGTGAGAGGTCAGCTGAGGTGATAGACCTTTGGAGTGATGACACCAAGCAAGACACTTGGTTCACCCAAAGTGCCCTTGACATTGGCTTCAGTTGGCTCCAGAGTTCGTTCCCTGGATTTCGGGTGTATTTGTTTTCTG GCAATGGCCCGCACTATCACAACACTGGACTGCTTCTGTACCTGGCTGAAGTCAATCAGTCATTTAACTTGTCACTTGTCGAATACAATAACTTTGAGGCAGGCGAGGGCAAAATAGTGCTAGACACACATTTTGCACACATCACCCATAAAATTGTCCGATGGGTCCGTGTCGGGAACAACTTGCAAAGTGGTGAACAGCTTGGTGAGCTGATAGGG ttaTGCAACTTTTGGGAGATGTCTTCAGCTGTTTCTACTCTTAAAGAGCCCATGAG AGTATAA